One Nicotiana sylvestris chromosome 12, ASM39365v2, whole genome shotgun sequence genomic window carries:
- the LOC138882976 gene encoding putative late blight resistance protein homolog R1A-3, producing the protein MPNPLDAENHSVGEQPLFLNNLQTLSLHSSPFVAEILRRTPNLNKLKITSESTSHWSAIVDSLISLKGLETLQIAAATASYPINTVMLVNLPNFEVLKAHCGFMGTNWILNEDVVFQRLQYLQIVFGYKLERWEAASDNFPMLEQLFLYGLDLEEIPQSIGDIPTLKLIQIENCSSTAVTSAKKIQEEQESWGKYELQVWKRLLILYHFMEKKILDPVYYFLLLENEQTDNIDLHM; encoded by the exons ATGCCTAATCCTCTTGACGCAGAAAATCATAGTGTTGGAGAGCAACCTTTGTTTCTCAATAACTTGCAGACACTTTCTCTCCATTCGTCTCCTTTTGTGGCGGAAATCCTAAGAAGAACTCCGAATTTAAATAAGCTAAAGATAACATCAGAATCTACTTCTCACTGGTCTGCTATTGTTGATAGTCTCATTAGTCTAAAGGGGCTTGAGACACTAcagatagcagcagcaacagcctCTTATCCTATCA ATACGGTTATGCTGGTTAATTTACCCAATTTTGAGGTGCTCAAAGCACATTGTGGATTCATGGGAACAAATTGGATACTAAATGAAGATGTTGTGTTTCAAAGATTACAATATCTACAGATTGTTTTCGGATATAAACTGGAAAGGTGGGAAGCAGCTAGTGATAATTTTCCAATGCTTGAGCAACTATTCCTGTATGGGTTGGACTTGGAGGAGATTCCTCAGAGTATTGGAGATATACCCACACTAAAGTTGATCCAAATAGAAAATTGCAGCTCTACCGCCGTCACTAGTGCTAAGAAGATTCAAGAAGAGCAAGAAAGCTGGGGAAAGTATGAGCTTCAG GTATGGAAAAGACTG CTAATACTTTACCATTTCATGGAAAAAAAGATACTTGATCCTGTTTATTATTTTCTACTCTTAGAAAATGAACAAACTGACAATATTGATCTTCATATGTGA
- the LOC104213862 gene encoding putative late blight resistance protein homolog R1A-10 — translation MEEDFNTILDCLTSQTYELIVISIVGMGGIVKSTLARKVYDDSSIRHRFDTCAWVTVSENYNERQVLLDVVSSIISDRTDESNIKMSNGQLAEIVYRGLKCRRFLVVIDDLWSTEALDHMRRMYNKSRIILTTRLKYVADYASCPEFPPHNMSFLSFDDSWNLFNERLFQEQPYPSKLEEIGKRIVQQCRGLPLSIVVIAGLLGKMDLSHDNWRKVEENLNSFFGTISEQFRTILSMSYNRLSQHLKACFLYIGGFPEDIEISVPKLIRLWIGEQFVRARRDKRLELVAEEYLEELIEV, via the coding sequence ATGGAGGAAGACTTCAACACCATATTAGATTGCCTCACTTCCCAAACATATGAGCTAATTGTCATATCAATTGTTGGTATGGGCGGTATCGTTAAGTCAACTCTTGCTAGAAAAGTTTATGATGATTCATCAATTCGACATCGATTTGATACATGTGCATGGGTTACTGTCTCTGAAAACTACAATGAGAGACAAGTGCTTCTTGATGTTGTCTCTTCAATCATCTCGGATAGGACTGATGAAAGCAATATAAAAATGAGCAATGGTCAACTAGCGGAGATTGTGTATAGAGGTTTGAAGTGTAGGAGATTTCTAGTTGTCATAGATGATCTTTGGAGTACTGAGGCCTTGGACCACATGCGAAGAATGTATAATAAAAGCCGGATTATATTAACCACTAGGCTCAAATATGTTGCTGATTATGCCAGCTGCCCCGAGTTTCCTCCTCATAATATGTCTTTTCTAAGTTTCGATGATAGTTGGAATCTATTTAACGAAAGACTATTCCAAGAACAACCTTATCCTTCTAAACTAGAAGAAATAGGGAAGCGTATCGTACAACAATGTCGAGGATTGCCTCTATCAATCGTTGTCATTGCTGGACTTCTTGGAAAGATGGACCTGAGCCATGATAATTGGAGGAAAGTTGAGGAAAATTTGAACTCATTCTTTGGTACGATTTCTGAACAATTCCGAACAATTCTTTCTATGAGCTACAATCGCTTGTCCCAACACTTGAAGGCTTGCTTTCTCTATATAGGAGGTTTTCCTGAAGACATAGAGATTAGTGTTCCAAAGTTGATTAGGCTATGGATTGGTGAGCAATTCGTGAGGGCAAGAAGGGATAAAAGGTTAGAGTTGGTGGCTGAGGAGTATCTAGAAGAGTTAATAGAAGTCTAA
- the LOC138882977 gene encoding uncharacterized protein: MPIPKKFRMPDIPKYNGTTNPNEHITSYTCRIKGNDLNDNEIESVLLKKFGETLSKGAMIWYNNLAPNSIDSFAMLANTFVEAYVGAIKVATRKSDVFKIKQRNDEMLREFIPRFQMERIELPPVSDDWAVQTFMQGLNERSSITASIIEAELD; the protein is encoded by the coding sequence ATGCCCATTCCTAAGAAATTTCGCATGCCCGATATACCGAAATATAATGGAACAACTAACCCTAACGAGCACATAACTTCATACACTTGTAggattaaaggaaatgatttgaaTGACAATGAAATCGAGTCAGTTTTGctgaaaaagtttggagaaacacTATCAAAGGGAGCCATGATCTGGTATAATAACTTGgctcctaactctattgattcatttgctatgctaGCAAATACCTTTGTGGAAGCATAtgtcggggccataaaggtggccacgAGAAAATCGGACGTCTTCAAGATAAAGCAGAGGAACGACGAGATGTTAAGGGAGTTCATACCCCGGTTTCAGATGGAAAGAATAGAGTTACCACCGGTCtctgatgactgggcagtacagaCCTTTATGCAGGGTCTGAATGAAAGGAGCTCAATCACCGCTTCGATAATTGAAGCAGAACTTGATTGA
- the LOC104213860 gene encoding uncharacterized protein — MNPQAFIRLSIGSLGLRVRGTATGAKSGISVLSSPCVCEIRLRGFPVQTTSIPLVSSPEAIPDTNNTASSFYLKESDLKALLEPGCLLKHHACLEIVVFTGRKGTHCGVGIKRQQIGTFKLEVGPEWGDGKPVILFNGWIGIGKNKRLNRNLGAELHLRVKLDPDPRYIFQFEDKTKLSPQIVQLQGTIKQPIFSCKFSQDRVSPRDPLSHFWSSSSDSSELDIDKRERKGWKVKIHDLSGSAVAAAFITTPFVPSTGCDWVARSNPGAWLIVRSDVCRPESWQPWGKLEAWRERGIRDSICCRFHLLSEEQEYADLLMSEILISAEKGGEFYIDTDRQVRAASSPLHSPRGSGDFTALSPVAGGFVMSCRVQGEGKCSKPLVQLAMRHVTCVEDVAIFMALAAAVDLSIEACRPFRRKLRRSASHSW; from the exons ATGAATCCTCAGGCTTTCATCAGGCTCTCAATAGGGTCACTAGGGTTGAGAGTGCGTGGGACAGCTACTGGTGCAAAATCAGGGATAAGTGTGCTATCTTCTCCTTGTGTATGTGAGATCCGTCTTCGAGGTTTTCCTGTGCAGACAACATCTATTCCCCTGGTATCTTCTCCTGAAGCTATTCCAGATACTAACAATACAGCCTCCAGTTTTTATCTAAAAGAATCTGATCTGAAAGCATTACTAGAACCTGGCTGTTTATTAAAGCATCACGCATGTCTAGAGATTGTTGTTTTCACAGGACGCAAAGGAACTCACTGTGGTGTTGGTATTAAAAGGCAGCAGATTGGGACATTTAAGTTGGAAGTGGGTCCTGAGTGGGGTGACGGAAAGCCAGTCATTCTGTTCAATGGATGGATAGGCATTGGCAAGAACAAGCGGCTAAATAGAAACCTTGGAGCAGAGCTTCATTTAAGAGTGAAGCTGGACCCTGATCCAAGATACATTTTCCAGTTTGAAGATAAGACAAAACTAAGTCCTCAAATTGTTCAGCTTCAAGGAACTATCAAGCAACCTATATTTAGTTGCAAGTTTAGTCAAGACCG GGTATCCCCACGAGATCCGTTGAGTCATTTTTGGTCAAGCTCTAGTGATAGCTCTGAACTTGACATTGATAAAAGAGAAAGGAAAGGATGGAAGGTGAAGATTCATGATCTCTCTGGCTCGGCTGTTGCAGCAGCCTTCATAACAACTCCTTTTGTGCCATCAACAGGTTGTGATTGGGTGGCCAGATCCAACCCAGGAGCTTGGTTGATTGTTCGCTCTGATGTTTGCAGGCCTGAAAGCTGGCAGCCATGGGGAAAGCTTGAAGCATGGCGTGAACGTGGGATCAGAGACTCCATCTGCTGTCGCTTTCATCTGCTATCTGAGGAACAGGAATACGCGGATCTTCTCATGTCCGAGATCTTGATCAGTGCTGAAAAGGGTGGGGAGTTCTACATAGACACGGACAGACAGGTTCGAGCAGCATCAAGTCCATTGCATAGTCCAAGAGGCAGTGGAGATTTCACGGCACTAAGTCCTGTAGCAGGCGGGTTTGTCATGAGCTGTCGGGTGCAAGGGGAAGGGAAATGTAGCAAGCCCCTCGTGCAACTTGCCATGCGACATGTGACCTGTGTGGAGGATGTTGCCATTTTCATGGCTCTTGCAGCTGCAGTTGATCTGAGCATCGAAGCATGCAGGCCTTTTCGCAGAAAGCTCCGTAGAAGTGCTAGCCATTCCTGGTGA